From the Musa acuminata AAA Group cultivar baxijiao chromosome BXJ1-2, Cavendish_Baxijiao_AAA, whole genome shotgun sequence genome, one window contains:
- the LOC103975582 gene encoding thiamine thiazole synthase, chloroplastic has protein sequence MAASMATSFLLSNPKSLFAGNHHLRSSFSGLRLAATPLPPHSGSGKAALSVTSALAAPKYDLGSFSFKPIQESIVSREMTRRYMTDMISYADTDVVVIGAGSAGLSCAYEISKDPSVRVAIVEQSVSPGGGAWLGGQLFSAMVVRKPAHLFLDELGVPYDEADSYVVVRHAALFTSTILSRLIARPNVKLFNAVAAEDLIVKEGRVAGVVTNWALVSMNHDTQSCMDPNVMEAKVVVSSCGHDGPFGATGVKRLKGIGMIDSVPGMKALDMNAAEDAIVRLTREVVPGMIVTGMEVAEIDGAPRMGPTFGAMMISGQKAAHLTLKALGRPNALDGTTRAEPLHPELVLASADGGGETVDA, from the exons ATGGCCGCATCCATGGCgacttccttcctcctctccaACCCCAAGTCCCTCTTCGCCGGCAACCACCACCTCCGCTCCTCATTCAGTGGCCTCCGCCTGGCGGCTACCCCCCTCCCACCCCACTCGGGCAGCGGCAAGGCCGCCCTGTCCGTCACCTCCGCCTTGGCCGCCCCCAAGTATGACCTCGGCTCCTTCTCCTTCAAGCCCATCCAGGAGTCCATCGTCTCCCGGGAGATGACCCGCCGCTACATGACCGACATGATCAGCTATGCGGATACGGACGTGGTGGTCATCGGCGCCGGCTCTGCGGGGCTGTCCTGCGCATACGAGATCTCCAAGGACCCGTCCGTGCGCGTGGCCATCGTGGAGCAGTCCGTCTCCCCAGGAGGCGGCGCGTGGCTCGGCGGCCAGCTCTTCTCCGCCATGGTCGTCCGCAAGCCCGCCCACCTCTTCCTCGACGAGCTCGGCGTCCCGTACGACGAGGCCGACAGCTACGTCGTGGTCCGCCACGCTGCACTCTTCACCTCCACCATCTTGAGCCGCCTCATCGCCCGCCCCAACGTCAAGCTCTTCAACGCCGTCGCCGCCGAGGACCTCATCGTCAAGGAAGGGCGCGTCGCCGGCGTGGTGACCAACTGGGCGCTGGTGTCCATGAACCATGACACCCAGTCCTGCATGGACCCCAACGTGATGGAGGCCAAGGTGGTGGTGAGCTCCTGCGGCCACGACGGGCCCTTTGGCGCCACCGGCGTTAAGCGGCTGAAGGGCATCGGGATGATCGACTCGGTGCCCGGGATGAAGGCCCTGGATATGAACGCAGCGGAGGACGCCATCGTCCGACTCACCAGGGAGGTCGTCCCGGGCATGATCGTCACCGGCATGGAGGTCGCCGAGATCGATGGCGCTCCAAGAATG GGGCCAACGTTTGGGGCGATGATGATCTCCGGGCAAAAGGCGGCGCATCTGACGCTGAAGGCCCTGGGGCGGCCCAACGCTCTCGACGGCACAACCCGAGCCGAGCCGCTGCACCCAGAGCTCGTGCTGGCCTCGGCAGACGGCGGCGGCGAGACCGTCGATGCTTAA
- the LOC135606459 gene encoding protein translation factor SUI1 homolog, with the protein MSDLDVQIPTTFDPFADANADDSGAGAKEYVHIRIQQRNGRKSLTTVQGLKKEFSYNKILKDLKREFCCNGTVVQDPELGQVIQLQGDQRKNVSNFLVQAGIVKKERIKIHGF; encoded by the exons ATGTCTGATCTTGACGTTCAGATCCCAACTACTTTTG ATCCATTTGCTGATGCGAATGCTGATGACTCTGGTGCTGGTGCAAAGGAGTATGTGCACATCCGCATACAGCAGCGGAACGGCAGGAAGAGTCTAACTACAGTGCAGGGATTAAAAAAAGAGTTCAGCTATAACAAGATCTTGAAAGATCTGAAAAGGGAATTCTGCTGTAATGGTACTGTGGTTCAGGACCCAGAGTTGGGGCAG GTCATTCAACTTCAAGGTGATCAGCGGAAGAATGTCTCCAATTTCTTGGTTCAG GCTGGAATCGTGAAGAAGGAACGTATCAAAATTCATGGTTTTTGA
- the LOC135606482 gene encoding beta-amylase-like, whose amino-acid sequence MALASTNDALLANYVPVYVMLPLGVVNAENVFEDPDGLREQLKQLRAADVDGVMVDVWWGIIESKGPSSYEWGAYRELFKMVQEEGLKLRAIMSFHQCGGNVGDAVYIPIPQWVRDVAAANPDIFYTNRSGTRNPEYLSLGVDNEPLFGGRTAVELYSDFMKSFRENMADFLHACLIRDIEVGLGPAGELRYPSYPQVQGWNFPGIGEFQYVTADFRQAVAEAGHPDWKLPDDAGEYNDTPEKTKFFAENGTYLTEKGKFFLTWYSNKLLKHADQILDRANQAFLGCKLKLAIKVSGVHWWYKDASHAAELTAGYYNLKVRDGYRTIARQLTRHDAILNFTCVEMRDSEQPEEAKSRPEELVQQVLSAAWREGIEVACENALNRYDTAAYNVMLRNARPNGINPNGPPKVRISALTYLRLSDVLLESENWAIFKLFVKKMHADQDYCPDSQNFFKPITPMKRSKPEIPIEKILEATEPLEPYPFDPVTDMFSDETSETS is encoded by the exons ATGGCGCTGGCCTCCACCAACGACGCGCTGCTTGCCAACTACGTCCCCGTCTACGTCATGCTCCCT CTGGGCGTCGTCAACGCCGAGAACGTCTTCGAGGACCCCGACGGGCTACGGGAGCAGCTGAAGCAGCTCAGGGCGGCCGACGTCGACGGCGTCATGGTGGATGTCTGGTGGGGGATCATCGAGAGCAAGGGCCCCAGCAGCTACGAGTGGGGCGCCTACAGAGAGCTGTTCAAGATGGTGCAGGAGGAGGGGCTCAAGCTGCGGGCCATCATGTCCTTCCACCAGTGCGGCGGCAACGTCGGCGACGCCGTCTACATCCCCATACCGCAGTGGGTGCGCGACGTCGCCGCCGCCAACCCGGACATCTTCTACACGAACAGGAGCGGCACCAGGAATCCGGAGTACCTCTCCCTCGGGGTGGATAACGAGCCGCTCTTTGGCGGGCGTACCGCCGTCGAG CTCTACAGCGACTTCATGAAAAGCTTCAGAGAGAACATGGCGGACTTCCTGCACGCTTGTCTCATCAGGGACATAGAGGTAGGCCTCGGCCCTGCCGGAGAATTGAGGTACCCATCCTATCCACAGGTCCAGGGATGGAATTTCCCGGGCATTGGGGAGTTTCAG TATGTCACGGCAGATTTCCGTCAAGCTGTAGCCGAGGCAGGGCATCCTGATTGGAAGTTGCCAGATGATGCAGGTGAGTACAATGACACCCCCGAGAAGACAAAGTTCTTTGCAGAGAACGGGACGTACCTCACAGAGAAGGGGAAGTTCTTCCTGACTTGGTACTCCAACAAGTTGCTGAAGCACGCAGACCAGATCCTTGATCGGGCCAACCAGGCTTTCCTCGGATGCAAACTGAAGCTTGCCATCAAA GTGTCTGGTGTTCACTGGTGGTACAAAGACGCTAGCCATGCAGCAGAGCTCACCGCGGGCTACTACAACTTGAAGGTGCGAGATGGCTACAGAACCATTGCACGGCAGCTGACGAGGCACGATGCCATTCTGAACTTTACCTGCGTCGAGATGAGAGACTCCGAGCAACCCGAAGAAGCCAAGAGTCGGCCTGAGGAGCTCGTGCAGCAG GTGCTGAGTGCGGCGTGGAGGGAGGGGATCGAAGTAGCCTGCGAGAATGCACTGAATCGGTATGACACGGCAGCATACAATGTAATGCTGAGGAACGCGAGGCCGAATGGGATCAATCCGAACGGCCCTCCCAAAGTGAGGATTTCTGCATTGACGTATCTCCGACTCTCGGATGTTCTGCTGGAGAGCGAAAACTGGGCGATATTTAAATTGTTCGTGAAGAAAATGCATGCTGATCAG GATTATTGCCCGGATTCACAGAATTTCTTCAAGCCCATCACACCTATGAAAAGATCGAAGCCAGAGATACCGATCGAGAAGATCCTTGAAGCAACAGAGCCTTTGGAGCCATATCCATTTGATCCAGTCACTGATATGTTCAGTGATGAGACCTCCGAGACCTCCTAG
- the LOC135606466 gene encoding pentatricopeptide repeat-containing protein At1g08070, chloroplastic-like — MNACVPHNSTKSLSRLLQLSTLTPLRIHSSDCHSVAGGAASEPLASLQCGRLLQSLTNSRSLGQGRRLHAHMVASGVLLDNTYLSTKLCAMYSACGCVREARVIFDGIVLKSSFLWNVMIRGCACGGSPLESLLLYREMLKFGRRSDNFTYPFVLMACGDLCLVEVGRRVHSEIIVCGYESDVFVANSLLSMYSKFGQMEIAQKLFDGMPVKDLTSWNTMISGYARNNDPATSLSLFADRPLTGSRLDEASLLGVLPACADLMALKQGMEIHACILRSGMEINGFLVNALIDVYANSKFIVGAWRLFKNMCRKDTVSWNSMISGYARHGDAAESLSLFRRMNLEGVVPDAVTLIAVLGACDRVGAMRFGTSLHAYLIGKGFENRVTVGTALVDMYAKCGSLECSRQVFDEMPVKNFVSWSAMISGYGLHGRGREALACFDEMKAKGIRPDEITFASALSACGHTGLVREGREIFYQMSKAYCLKPKVDHYSCVVDILGRAGDLEGAYKFIMNMDAKLIADVWVALLSACRIHHNVELAEIAARNIISLKPEHIGPYVTLSSLYAADKRWSDVERIRGLARLNGLKKPPGCSFVESDIMIYRSLVGDNSHP; from the coding sequence ATGAATGCTTGTGTTCCTCACAACTCCACCAAGTCTTTGAGCAGACTCCTGCAGCTGTCGACCCTCACCCCTCTCCGTATACATAGCTCGGATTGTCATTCGGTGGCTGGAGGAGCAGCCAGCGAACCCCTCGCCTCCCTCCAATGTGGGCGGCTCTTGCAGTCACTgaccaactccaggtcgttgggcCAAGGCCGACGGCTCCACGCCCACATGGTCGCCTCCGGCGTCCTCCTCGACAACACCTACCTCAGCACCAAGCTCTGCGCTATGTACTCCGCCTGCGGCTGCGTGCGCGAAGCCCGGGTCATCTTCGACGGAATCGTCCTCAAGAGCTCGTTCCTGTGGAACGTGATGATCCGGGGCTGCGCCTGCGGTGGGTCGCCGCTCGAGTCGCTTCTCTTGTACCGTGAGATGTTGAAGTTTGGCAGAAGGTCGGATAACTTCACGTACCCGTTTGTGCTGATGGCATGCGGTGATCTATGCCTTGTTGAGGTCGGAAGAAGGGTGCATTCTGAAATAATTGTTTGTGGGTATGAGTCCGACGTCTTCGTGGCCAATTCTCTTCTGTCGATGTATTCCAAGTTCGGACAGATGGAGATCGCTCAGAAGTTGTTCGACGGAATGCCGGTTAAAGATTTAACTTCTTGGAACACGATGATTTCAGGTTATGCAAGGAATAATGATCCGGCGACGTCTCTGTCGCTCTTTGCTGATAGGCCTCTCACCGGAAGTCGGCTGGATGAGGCGAGTCTTCTGGGTGTACTGCCTGCTTGTGCAGATTTGATGGCCCTGAAGCAAGGGATGGAGATTCATGCCTGCATTCTTCGTAGTGGCATGGAAATCAATGGTTTTTTGGTTAATGCTCTGATCGATGTCTATGCCAACTCCAAATTCATCGTAGGTGCCTGGCGTTTGTTCAAGAACATGTGCAGGAAAGATACTGTCTCATGGAACTCCATGATTTCTGGTTATGCTAGACATGGTGACGCTGCTGAAAGCCTGAGTCTTTTTCGTCGAATGAACTTAGAGGGCGTAGTCCCTGATGCAGTAACTCTTATAGCAGTGCTCGGAGCATGTGATCGGGTCGGAGCCATGCGATTTGGAACAAGCCTTCATGCTTATCTCATTGGAAAAGGGTTCGAAAACAGGGTGACTGTGGGGACTGCACTTGTAGACATGTACGCCAAGTGTGGTAGCCTGGAGTGTTCTCGTCAAGTTTTCGACGAAATGCCAGTGAAAAATTTTGTTTCCTGGAGCGCAATGATTTCAGGGTATGGACTCCATGGAAGGGGAAGGGAGGCACTTGCTTGCTTTGATGAGATGAAGGCAAAGGGTATCAGACCAGATGAGATCACCTTCGCATCGGCTTTGTCAGCATGTGGTCACACAGGACTGGTCCGCGAGGGTAGGGAGATCTTCTACCAAATGTCAAAGGCGTACTGCTTGAAGCCTAAGGTTGATCACTATTCCTGTGTGGTGGATATTCTTGGAAGGGCTGGGGACTTGGAAGGAGCATACAAATTCATCATGAACATGGATGCAAAGCTGATAGCTGATGTTTGGGTAGCACTTCTTTCTGCTTGCAGGATTCATCACAATGTTGAGCTGGCTGAGATTGCTGCTAGGAATATTATCAGTCTAAAACCTGAACACATTGGTCCTTATGTCACCCTCTCTAGTTTGTATGCTGCCGATAAAAGGTGGAGTGATGTAGAAAGGATCAGAGGTTTGGCAAGACTAAATGGACTGAAGAAACCACCAGGTTGCAGCTTTGTTGAGTCAGATATCATGATCTACAGGTCTCTAGTAGGGGACAATTCACATCCTTAA